From one Brachypodium distachyon strain Bd21 chromosome 4, Brachypodium_distachyon_v3.0, whole genome shotgun sequence genomic stretch:
- the LOC100829841 gene encoding ribulose bisphosphate carboxylase small chain PWS4.3, chloroplastic, translated as MAPTVMASSATSVAPFQGLKSTAGLPLSRRSSNSLGRVSNGGRISCMQVWPIEGIKKFETLSYLPPLSVESLLKQIEYLIRSKWVPCLEFSKVGFVFREHNSSPGYYDGRYWTMWKLPMFGCTDATQVLKELEEVKKEYPDAYVRIIGFDNTRQVQCISFIAFKPPGCEESGKA; from the exons ATGGCACCCACCGTGATGGCTTCCTCCGCCACCTCCGTGGCCCCTTTCCAGGGCCTCAAGTCCACCGCCGGCCTCCCCCtcagccgccgctcctccaACAGCCTCGGCCGCGTCAGCAACGGCGGAAGGATCAGCTGCATGCAG GTGTGGCCGATCGAGGGCATCAAGAAGTTCGAGACCCTCTCGTACCTGCCCCCTCTCTCCGTGGAGTCTCTCCTGAAGCAGATCGAGTACCTGATCCGCTCCAAGTGGGTTCCTTGCCTTGAGTTCAGCAAGGTCGGCTTTGTGTTCCGTGAGCACAACAGCTCTCCTGGGTACTACGACGGGAGGTACTGGACAATGTGGAAGCTGCCCATGTTCGGGTGCACCGACGCCACGCAGGTGCTcaaggagctggaggaggtcAAGAAGGAGTACCCGGACGCCTACGTCCGCATCATCGGCTTCGACAACACCCGGCAGGTGCAGTGCATCAGCTTCATCGCCTTCAAGCCACCGGGCTGCGAGGAATCCGGCAAGGCATAA
- the LOC104584412 gene encoding PRA1 family protein H isoform X2, which translates to MSPSSSSSFKPNPLSLSVPDPALDRWLRDSGYLDVLDSSAPAPSSAAPATSRTSSPFAAPASASSGAAADFLAFARTLASLLALNPFARLSTADLAVPTPSWSLAFLGPPGAASYSWPPTPTQARLRVQENVRRYARNYAALSIVVFACCLYRMPMALLGMLASLAVWESVRYCRERWGLATRAPGVGQALLHCAQIATAILLYVCNLQFTLVYAIGLSYTVMMLHASLRKLTPSSLSDPVNKDRRAQPRRS; encoded by the exons ATGTCaccgtcttcttcgtcgtcgttcAAGCCCAACCCTCTGTCGCTGAGCGTGCCGGACCCCGCTCTCGACCGCTGGCTCCGCGACTCCGGCTACCTCGACGTCCTCGACTCCTCCGCGCCCGcaccctcctccgccgcccccgccaccAGCAGAACCTCCTCGCCCttcgccgcccccgcctcggcctcctcaggcgccgccgccgacttccTCGCCTTCGCCCGGACCCTAGCCTCGCTCCTCGCGCTCAACCCCTTCGCGCGCCTCTCcaccgccgacctcgccgtgcCCACCCCCTCCTGGTCCCTCGCCTTCCTCGGCCCTCCCGGTGCCGCCTCCTACTCCTGGCCCCCGACCCCCACCCAGGCCCGGCTCCGCGTCCAGGAGAACGTCCGCCGCTACGCCCGCAACTACGCCGCGCTCTCCATCGTCGTCTTCGCCTGCTGCCT GTACCGGATGCCTATGGCACTCCTGGGGATGTTGGCAAGCCTCGCGGTGTGGGAGAGTGTGCGGTACTGCCGGGAGCGGTGGGGGCTCGCCACACGAGCACCTGGGGTTGGACAGGCTCTTCTGCACTGTGCTCAAATTG CCACTGCAATACTGCTGTATGTATGCAACTTGCAGTTTACTCTTGTATATGCCATTGGCTTGAGTTACACAG TCATGATGTTGCATGCTTCTCTTCGGAAGTTGACTCCCTCAAGCCTATCTGATCCAGTGAATAAGGATAGGAGGGCACAGCCAAGACGAAGCTAG
- the LOC104584412 gene encoding PRA1 family protein H isoform X1, translating to MSPSSSSSFKPNPLSLSVPDPALDRWLRDSGYLDVLDSSAPAPSSAAPATSRTSSPFAAPASASSGAAADFLAFARTLASLLALNPFARLSTADLAVPTPSWSLAFLGPPGAASYSWPPTPTQARLRVQENVRRYARNYAALSIVVFACCLYRMPMALLGMLASLAVWESVRYCRERWGLATRAPGVGQALLHCAQIGIAGNSPQLNKQVLLDLVYSNSSHCNTAVCMQLAVYSCICHWLELHSHDVACFSSEVDSLKPI from the exons ATGTCaccgtcttcttcgtcgtcgttcAAGCCCAACCCTCTGTCGCTGAGCGTGCCGGACCCCGCTCTCGACCGCTGGCTCCGCGACTCCGGCTACCTCGACGTCCTCGACTCCTCCGCGCCCGcaccctcctccgccgcccccgccaccAGCAGAACCTCCTCGCCCttcgccgcccccgcctcggcctcctcaggcgccgccgccgacttccTCGCCTTCGCCCGGACCCTAGCCTCGCTCCTCGCGCTCAACCCCTTCGCGCGCCTCTCcaccgccgacctcgccgtgcCCACCCCCTCCTGGTCCCTCGCCTTCCTCGGCCCTCCCGGTGCCGCCTCCTACTCCTGGCCCCCGACCCCCACCCAGGCCCGGCTCCGCGTCCAGGAGAACGTCCGCCGCTACGCCCGCAACTACGCCGCGCTCTCCATCGTCGTCTTCGCCTGCTGCCT GTACCGGATGCCTATGGCACTCCTGGGGATGTTGGCAAGCCTCGCGGTGTGGGAGAGTGTGCGGTACTGCCGGGAGCGGTGGGGGCTCGCCACACGAGCACCTGGGGTTGGACAGGCTCTTCTGCACTGTGCTCAAATTG GAATTGCAGGAAACAGCCCACAGCTTAATAAACAAGTTTTGCTTGATCTTGTATACTCGAACTCTAG CCACTGCAATACTGCTGTATGTATGCAACTTGCAGTTTACTCTTGTATATGCCATTGGCTTGAGTTACACAG TCATGATGTTGCATGCTTCTCTTCGGAAGTTGACTCCCTCAAGCCTATCTGA
- the LOC104584878 gene encoding uncharacterized protein LOC104584878 — MAIWGEREEGRREHGVDGRSQKMELAQGGRAQPTKPAAEVTLRPFTLADVDAMMAWASVPMVTAPCRWEPYNSTEPLLAFLKDTMLLHPWFHAICLVSGDGDGRPVGALSMSPMEDAWHAELGYVLV, encoded by the coding sequence ATGGCGATTTGGGGGGAGCGAGAGGAGGGCCGCAGGGAGCACGGGGTCGACGGCCGCAGCCAGAAAATGGAGCTAGCccaaggaggaagagcgcAGCCCACGAAGCCGGCCGCGGAGGTGACCCTCCGGCCGTTCACCCTGGCCGACGTGGACGCGATGATGGCGTGGGCGTCGGTCCCGATGGTGACCGCGCCCTGTCGCTGGGAGCCCTACAACTCCACGGAGCCCCTGCTCGCCTTCCTAAAGGACACCATGCTCCTGCACCCCTGGTTCCACGCCATCTGcctcgtctccggcgacggcgatggcCGCCCAGTGGGCGCGCTGTCCATGTCCCCGATGGAGGACGCGTGGCATGCAGAGCTGGGCTACGTGCTAGTATGA